In a genomic window of Kineococcus mangrovi:
- a CDS encoding sensor domain-containing protein, protein MPDLTPPAAVPDEWWQASPCAHLVLDGDAGLVLDANGTFAVWTGLSRDQVVGTPFARLLPVGDRIVWTTHGLPKLATSGAVQEVSVEVLGAGGTRHAAFLSAVTLPDPTGGDGGGGSGDRVLVALYGARERRRYEQELLASTRAAEASEARRARAEAHLQHLAHHDPVTGALNRAGLHAALTGALSTAPAEGVGLAVFFLDLDGFKAVNDSVGHAGGDELLRILAGRLRAALRPEAVLARFAGDEFVVLEFLAGEAEAVALCRRLLAALAVPVVVSGIEVVPSASAGIALAQGLEDLTAPCRVDEAVDEAVDAAAVGGARACGEAADALLRRADTAMYQVKSSGRGGLAVHDLRGADGAADRLRLLQELRTALAEDQFRLHFQPRVRLSDGSTTGVEALVRWQHPERGLLRPEAFIEVAEASGLIREIGAWVLDGAVAQAAVWNAAGAGAQVSVNISTRQLNDPDLVLLVTSALARHGVPAAQVVLEITETALMVDPDAALVTLRALAELGMQVAVDDFGTGYASLTYLQRFPVHELKIDRSFVARVVDSASDRAIVGACVHLARSLGLVSVAEGVETREQRDALVSLGCDLAQGYLFSPPRPPGPHP, encoded by the coding sequence GTGCCGGACCTGACACCGCCGGCGGCCGTCCCGGACGAGTGGTGGCAGGCGTCCCCGTGCGCCCACCTCGTCCTCGACGGGGACGCCGGGCTCGTGCTGGACGCCAACGGGACGTTCGCGGTCTGGACCGGTCTGAGCCGCGACCAGGTCGTGGGGACGCCCTTCGCGCGGTTGCTGCCGGTGGGGGACCGCATCGTGTGGACCACCCACGGACTGCCGAAGCTCGCGACGTCCGGTGCCGTGCAGGAGGTCTCGGTCGAGGTGCTGGGAGCCGGGGGGACGCGGCACGCGGCCTTCCTCAGCGCCGTCACCCTGCCCGACCCCACCGGCGGGGACGGCGGGGGCGGGTCGGGCGACCGCGTCCTCGTCGCCCTCTACGGGGCCCGGGAACGCCGGCGCTACGAGCAGGAGCTGCTGGCCTCGACCCGGGCCGCCGAGGCCTCCGAGGCGCGGCGGGCTCGTGCGGAGGCGCACCTGCAGCACCTGGCCCACCACGACCCGGTCACCGGGGCGCTGAACCGCGCCGGGCTGCACGCCGCCCTCACCGGCGCCCTGAGCACCGCCCCGGCCGAGGGGGTGGGCCTGGCCGTGTTCTTCCTGGACCTCGACGGCTTCAAGGCGGTCAACGACAGCGTGGGGCACGCCGGGGGGGACGAACTGCTGCGCATCCTCGCCGGGCGCCTGCGGGCCGCGTTGCGGCCCGAGGCCGTCCTGGCCCGGTTCGCCGGGGACGAGTTCGTCGTCCTGGAGTTCCTGGCCGGTGAGGCCGAGGCGGTCGCCCTGTGCCGTCGGCTCCTGGCGGCGCTGGCCGTCCCCGTCGTCGTGAGCGGGATCGAGGTCGTCCCCTCGGCCAGCGCCGGGATCGCCCTGGCGCAGGGGCTGGAGGACCTGACGGCCCCGTGCCGCGTGGACGAGGCGGTGGACGAGGCGGTGGACGCGGCGGCGGTCGGCGGTGCGCGGGCGTGCGGGGAGGCGGCCGACGCGTTGCTCCGCCGGGCCGACACCGCGATGTACCAGGTCAAGAGCAGCGGACGCGGCGGGCTGGCGGTGCACGACCTCCGGGGCGCCGACGGCGCCGCCGACCGGTTGCGGCTGCTGCAGGAACTGCGCACGGCGCTCGCCGAGGACCAGTTCCGCCTGCACTTCCAGCCCCGGGTCCGGTTGTCCGACGGGTCGACCACGGGGGTGGAGGCGCTGGTCCGCTGGCAGCACCCCGAACGCGGTCTCCTCAGACCCGAGGCGTTCATCGAGGTCGCGGAGGCGTCCGGCCTCATTCGCGAGATCGGCGCGTGGGTGCTGGACGGGGCGGTGGCGCAGGCGGCGGTCTGGAACGCGGCGGGTGCCGGTGCGCAGGTCAGCGTGAACATCTCGACGCGGCAGCTGAACGACCCCGACCTCGTGCTGCTGGTGACCAGCGCGCTGGCCCGGCACGGGGTTCCCGCGGCCCAGGTGGTGCTGGAGATCACCGAGACCGCGTTGATGGTGGACCCGGACGCCGCGCTGGTCACCCTGCGGGCCCTGGCGGAGCTGGGGATGCAGGTCGCCGTGGACGACTTCGGCACGGGGTACGCGAGCCTGACGTACCTGCAGCGGTTCCCCGTGCACGAGCTGAAGATCGACCGGTCCTTCGTCGCACGCGTCGTGGACAGCGCGTCGGACCGGGCCATCGTCGGCGCCTGCGTCCACCTGGCGCGTTCGCTCGGACTGGTCAGCGTGGCGGAGGGGGTGGAGACCCGGGAGCAGCGCGACGCGCTGGTGTCCCTCGGCTGCGACCTGGCGCAGGGGTACCTGTTCAGCCCGCCCCGGCCGCCCGGACCCCACCCCTGA